One genomic region from Bacillota bacterium encodes:
- a CDS encoding class II aldolase/adducin family protein — MLLEDLRSEALATAVELERLGLASVGPVKGSLSARDAGSGNVVMSPSGMRYGNLAPADFVVIDSAAGVLEGARKPSLDLVFHLAIYAARPDVSAVIHTHSPYASAFACLNREIPVIMLSQANTIGGAIKVAPFEFPDTRDLGESIARTIGRLNGVLLENHGVVAVGKSLGECLTNACIIENCAEIYAISSSLGSPRVLDNDLIDRARRFYASRYGQRG, encoded by the coding sequence ATGTTACTGGAGGACCTACGCTCGGAGGCACTGGCTACAGCAGTCGAACTGGAACGCCTCGGACTGGCGTCCGTGGGCCCCGTCAAAGGCAGCCTGTCCGCGCGCGACGCGGGTAGCGGCAATGTGGTAATGTCGCCTAGCGGCATGCGCTACGGGAACCTCGCCCCCGCGGACTTTGTTGTGATCGACTCCGCTGCCGGCGTGCTGGAAGGCGCTCGGAAACCCTCACTCGACCTCGTGTTTCACCTGGCCATCTACGCCGCGCGTCCCGATGTCTCGGCCGTTATTCACACGCACTCCCCGTACGCCTCCGCGTTCGCCTGCCTGAACCGCGAGATACCCGTTATAATGCTGAGTCAGGCAAATACGATCGGCGGTGCAATCAAGGTCGCCCCATTTGAATTCCCCGACACAAGAGATCTCGGGGAGTCCATCGCGAGGACTATCGGGCGGCTGAACGGGGTGCTGCTGGAGAACCACGGCGTGGTCGCGGTCGGTAAGAGTCTCGGCGAGTGTCTCACCAACGCCTGCATCATCGAGAACTGCGCAGAGATCTACGCTATCTCGAGCAGCCTCGGTTCGCCCCGGGTACTTGACAACGACCTGATAGACAGGGCGCGGCGGTTCTACGCGTCGCGCTACGGGCAACGCGGCTGA
- a CDS encoding PTS transporter subunit EIIA: MLAELLNENTIALKQKAVDWKEAVSLVGNLLVKSGGVEPAYVEAMRQTVVECGPYIVLAPGIALPHARPGESVKRTSMALATLERPVEFGVPHNDPVDILISFATTDNQSHIQALAELSAILMEPANIERIRAATSARQVMALFGRE, from the coding sequence TTGCTGGCCGAACTCCTTAACGAAAACACGATCGCGCTAAAGCAGAAAGCGGTCGACTGGAAGGAGGCGGTGTCCCTGGTGGGCAACCTCCTCGTGAAATCCGGCGGCGTGGAACCCGCATACGTCGAGGCAATGAGACAAACCGTCGTGGAGTGCGGGCCATACATAGTACTGGCCCCCGGCATTGCCCTCCCGCACGCCCGTCCCGGGGAATCCGTCAAGCGCACCTCCATGGCTCTCGCTACCCTGGAGCGGCCGGTTGAATTCGGGGTTCCGCACAACGACCCGGTCGACATACTCATCTCGTTTGCCACGACCGACAACCAGTCGCACATCCAGGCGCTCGCCGAGCTGAGCGCCATACTCATGGAACCCGCGAACATCGAGCGGATCCGCGCCGCGACCAGCGCAAGGCAGGTAATGGCCCTCTTTGGGCGCGAATGA
- a CDS encoding PTS sugar transporter subunit IIB: MDDKGNLKILVVCTFGAGSSLMLRLNIEGVLKEAKIPGVTVEVADTGTFKGKETDIIAVSASLEKAVQGHPTAKKVVPIKSFFDKKELRDKFGAAIDELRAAR; this comes from the coding sequence ATGGATGACAAGGGCAACCTGAAGATCCTCGTGGTCTGCACTTTCGGCGCGGGGAGTAGCCTGATGCTGCGGCTGAACATCGAGGGAGTGCTGAAGGAGGCGAAGATCCCCGGTGTCACGGTGGAAGTGGCCGATACCGGCACATTCAAGGGGAAGGAAACCGACATCATCGCAGTGAGCGCGTCACTGGAGAAAGCAGTGCAGGGACACCCCACGGCGAAGAAGGTGGTCCCGATCAAGAGTTTCTTCGACAAGAAGGAACTCAGGGACAAGTTCGGCGCCGCTATTGACGAGCTCAGGGCAGCCAGGTAG
- a CDS encoding PTS ascorbate transporter subunit IIC yields MAFLDFFINQVLRQPANFLGLIVLIGCILQGKGAKDSIVATVKTIVGVKVLQLGSGTLVSASKPIMEALTKAYNIRGVVMDPWTHVGEAMQRMPKDIVANVGLIMVAGWLLHLLFAKLSPIKVVYLTGHVAFSDTVCLTWFVYECMRLDGTAAIAVSTLICAIYWWFFPSLIYPYLKKFIGDTPITLGHNLCISGIITTYLARVGNPDDSAENLKLPGWLSMFGDSVVAYGLVMAVLYFALTAFIGPAALAKDAAAAGQNYLFYGAMQGVQIAVGITVLLMGVRMFLAELLPAFKGFADKVIPGAIAAVDNPVFWPYAPTAALLGFVATVVAQLVALGLLVAFKSPIIAIPSVIPLFFGGCTLGVFANAYGGWKGVLFACSVMGFVNVFGSAALAAVGNLSVGVAGHTDYSTIWLAFFGLMRAIFGGR; encoded by the coding sequence GTGGCTTTCCTCGATTTCTTCATTAACCAGGTCCTGCGCCAGCCGGCGAACTTCCTGGGCTTGATCGTTCTCATCGGCTGTATTCTCCAGGGGAAGGGCGCGAAGGACTCGATCGTCGCCACTGTCAAGACGATAGTCGGCGTCAAGGTCCTGCAACTTGGCTCGGGCACGCTGGTCAGCGCGTCTAAACCCATAATGGAGGCTCTTACCAAGGCGTACAACATCCGCGGCGTCGTCATGGACCCGTGGACGCACGTCGGCGAGGCCATGCAACGGATGCCAAAGGACATCGTGGCGAACGTCGGGCTCATCATGGTAGCCGGGTGGTTGCTCCACCTGCTGTTCGCAAAACTCAGCCCTATTAAGGTTGTCTACCTGACCGGCCACGTCGCGTTCAGCGACACGGTCTGCCTGACCTGGTTCGTGTACGAATGCATGAGGCTTGATGGCACCGCGGCTATAGCCGTGTCTACCCTCATATGCGCCATATACTGGTGGTTCTTCCCATCGTTGATCTATCCGTACCTCAAGAAATTCATCGGCGATACCCCGATCACCCTCGGACACAACCTGTGCATCTCGGGTATCATCACCACCTACCTTGCCAGAGTCGGTAACCCCGACGACAGCGCCGAGAACCTCAAGCTCCCCGGCTGGCTGTCGATGTTCGGCGACTCCGTCGTGGCGTACGGTCTCGTCATGGCCGTCCTGTACTTCGCGTTGACCGCGTTCATCGGTCCAGCGGCGCTCGCCAAGGACGCCGCCGCCGCCGGCCAGAATTACCTGTTCTACGGTGCGATGCAGGGTGTCCAGATCGCGGTCGGCATTACCGTGCTTCTCATGGGTGTCAGGATGTTCCTCGCGGAGCTGCTGCCTGCGTTCAAGGGATTCGCGGACAAGGTGATCCCGGGCGCCATCGCGGCCGTTGACAACCCGGTATTCTGGCCCTACGCACCCACCGCGGCTCTACTCGGCTTCGTCGCCACGGTTGTCGCGCAGCTCGTCGCGCTCGGCCTGCTCGTCGCGTTCAAGTCGCCTATCATCGCCATCCCGTCAGTCATCCCGCTGTTCTTTGGCGGGTGCACCCTGGGCGTGTTCGCAAACGCTTACGGCGGGTGGAAGGGAGTCCTGTTCGCTTGCTCGGTGATGGGCTTCGTTAACGTGTTCGGCTCCGCAGCTCTCGCGGCGGTCGGCAACCTGTCGGTCGGCGTTGCGGGCCATACCGACTACAGCACGATCTGGCTCGCGTTCTTCGGGCTCATGAGGGCCATCTTCGGCGGCAGATAA
- a CDS encoding phosphotriesterase-related protein: protein MGRIQTILGDIKPGEMGVTYSHEHLMTRPPNNVINGDVDLLVDDPSKPRQELAIFKAAGGETVVEMTPRHYGRNLPVMVEASRTTGVHVIACSGWLKGAYFPRETEELSKTQLADIVIREVTEGMDGTRIKAGVVKAGTMYNTMSATEEKVLRAVAIAAKETGALASTHTEKGTMGVEQVEVMVSEGLDPSRIAIGHIDQNIDPYIHLKIVRMGAYVLYDGFSKIKYGPDAERVSLLRMLREKGYGKQILISCDMGRRSYWKSYGGGPGFDYILKKFLPRLLDEGFPKEFVDDLILANPHRAFAIEK, encoded by the coding sequence ATGGGCAGGATTCAGACCATTCTCGGAGACATCAAACCCGGAGAAATGGGCGTAACGTACTCGCACGAGCACCTGATGACCAGGCCACCCAACAACGTAATCAACGGCGATGTGGACCTTCTGGTAGACGACCCGTCCAAGCCGCGCCAGGAGCTCGCGATTTTCAAGGCGGCTGGAGGCGAGACGGTCGTGGAAATGACACCCAGGCACTATGGACGGAACCTCCCCGTGATGGTCGAGGCATCCAGGACCACAGGCGTACACGTCATCGCTTGCTCCGGATGGCTCAAGGGGGCTTATTTCCCCAGGGAGACCGAGGAGCTCTCCAAGACGCAGCTAGCCGACATCGTGATAAGGGAAGTCACCGAGGGGATGGACGGCACCAGGATCAAGGCCGGCGTGGTCAAGGCAGGGACCATGTACAACACCATGAGCGCGACAGAGGAGAAGGTCCTCCGCGCAGTGGCGATAGCGGCGAAAGAAACCGGCGCGCTCGCATCGACGCATACCGAGAAGGGGACCATGGGAGTCGAGCAGGTCGAGGTCATGGTTTCCGAGGGGCTGGACCCCTCCAGGATAGCCATCGGCCACATCGACCAGAACATCGACCCCTACATTCACCTGAAGATCGTCAGGATGGGCGCGTACGTGCTATATGACGGGTTCTCCAAGATCAAGTACGGCCCCGACGCGGAGCGCGTTTCGCTCCTGCGCATGCTGAGGGAGAAAGGGTACGGAAAGCAGATCCTGATCTCGTGCGACATGGGCCGGCGATCGTACTGGAAGAGCTATGGTGGGGGGCCCGGGTTCGACTACATCTTGAAGAAGTTCCTCCCAAGGCTCCTGGACGAGGGCTTCCCGAAAGAGTTCGTCGACGACCTTATCCTGGCGAACCCGCACAGGGCATTCGCGATAGAGAAGTAG
- a CDS encoding phosphotriesterase-related protein, with protein MASVQTVHGPVAPEKLGVTNMHDHLYRGGGMEVIIDSDFLMNDIEKGTQELKSFYEAGGRSFVEMMPIGCGRSVNAYLQMAKEVPVNIIAATGFHKGKFYERTHFVHNYSVDQLTQLIVEEVTTGIETHDYNGPFVERSKAKAGIIKGGTGYYTVSPLEVKMLKAAARAHLETGAPIATHTEYGTMGLEQLEIFRKEGVNLERVVIGHLDRNPDPYYHLEVLKSGCYVQYDCASRAKYHSESFTVDLIKALVKAGYGKKIVFGGDLGRKSYFKAYGGGPGLAYILESFVPRLRVEGIPGSVIEDIWVNNPARILAF; from the coding sequence ATGGCATCTGTTCAGACCGTCCATGGGCCGGTCGCTCCCGAGAAACTCGGGGTCACGAACATGCACGACCACCTTTACCGTGGCGGCGGAATGGAGGTCATCATCGACTCCGACTTTCTCATGAACGACATTGAGAAGGGGACGCAGGAGCTCAAGAGTTTTTACGAGGCCGGCGGCCGGTCGTTCGTGGAGATGATGCCGATCGGTTGCGGCAGGAGCGTCAACGCCTACCTGCAGATGGCGAAGGAAGTCCCTGTGAACATCATCGCTGCGACAGGCTTCCACAAGGGCAAGTTCTACGAGAGGACTCATTTCGTGCACAACTACTCCGTGGACCAGCTCACGCAGCTGATCGTCGAAGAGGTCACGACGGGCATCGAAACCCACGATTACAACGGCCCGTTCGTGGAACGCAGCAAGGCGAAGGCCGGGATCATCAAGGGCGGCACAGGCTACTACACAGTCAGCCCGCTGGAGGTCAAGATGCTGAAGGCGGCGGCGAGGGCCCACCTCGAGACCGGCGCGCCCATAGCCACGCACACGGAATACGGGACGATGGGGCTCGAGCAGCTCGAGATCTTCCGCAAGGAAGGCGTCAACCTCGAGCGCGTGGTCATCGGCCACCTCGACAGGAACCCCGACCCGTATTATCACCTCGAGGTGCTGAAAAGCGGGTGCTACGTGCAGTACGACTGTGCTTCAAGGGCGAAATACCACTCTGAGAGCTTCACGGTCGACCTGATAAAAGCGCTGGTCAAGGCGGGGTATGGGAAGAAGATCGTCTTCGGCGGCGACCTCGGGAGGAAGTCGTACTTCAAGGCATACGGCGGCGGCCCCGGCCTGGCCTACATCCTCGAGTCGTTCGTAC